From Coffea arabica cultivar ET-39 chromosome 10e, Coffea Arabica ET-39 HiFi, whole genome shotgun sequence, one genomic window encodes:
- the LOC113713875 gene encoding E3 ubiquitin-protein ligase UPL1 isoform X1 — protein sequence MASLRSSLPSRLRQLLSGDGAIGPSAKLDSEPPAKVKAFIDKVIQSPLQDIAIPLSGFRWEYGKGNFNHWRPLFLHFDTYLKTYISCRNDLLLSDNILDVSPFPKQVVLQILRVMQIILENCHNKSTFSGLEHFRLLLASTDPEILIATLETLSALVKINPSKLHASGKLVGCGSVNSCLLSLAQGWGSKEEGLGLYSCVTVNERTQEGGLCLFPSDVENDTGKAQYHLGSTLYYELHGTSSQSTEGVSESSVSSGMSVIHLPELHLRKEDDLSLMKLCIDQYDVPPEHRFSLLTRIRFARAFRSPRICRLYSKICLLSFIVLVQSSDSHDELVSFFANEPEYTNELIRIVRSEETISGAIRTLAMNALGAQLAAHSSSHERARILSGSSISFAGGNRMILLNVLQRAILSLNNSNDPLCVAFVEALVQFYLLHVISSSSSGSVIRGSGMVPAFLPLLEDSDPTHLHLVCLAVKTLQKLLDYSNAAVTLFKDLGGVELLAHRLEIEVHRVIDLAGVDVSPMAVGECSRNTNDQIYSQKRLIRVLLKALSSATYALANSTRSQNAYDGSLPATLSLIFGNVEKFGGDIYYSAVTVMSEIIHKDPTCFPALYELGLPNAFLSSVVAGILPSSKALTCVPNGLGAICLNAKGLEAVRETSALRFLVDIFTDKKYVIAMNEGIVPLANAVEELLRHVSSLRGTGVDLIIEIINRIAVLGDAKPVDSLGKSNESTAMEMDSENKENMGPCSLVDVTGSTSEGLSDEQFIQLSIFHVMVLVHRTMENSETCRLFVEKSGIEGLLKLLLRPSVAQSSEGMSIALHSTMVFKSFTQHHSTPLARAFCSSLKDNLKKALTGFTGVSGSFLLDPRVIPDSGIFSSLFIVEFLLFLAASKDNRWVTALLTEFGSESKEVLEDIGRIHREVLWQIALLEDSKIDVEDDATGSADESRQSELDMIDSEEQRFNSFRQFLDPLLRRRMSGWSVESQFFDLINLYRDLTRASGLQQRQTVDGLSNIQPGVGHQSHQSASANVAESSGKKDEDRQRTYYRSCCDMARSLSIHITHLFQELGKVMLLPSRRRDDMLNVSSPSKSVGSSFASIASDHVNFGGHVNHSGSDASVSTKCRYFGKVVDFIDGILLDKPDSCNPVILNCLYGRGVIQSILTTFDATSQLLYDVNRAPASPMETDEGALRQDRMEEVDHSWIYGPLACFGRLMDHLVTSSFILSPFTKHLLTQPLVNGDKPFPRDAETFVKVLQSMVLKAVLPVWIHPQFTECNYDFITTLINIIRHIYSGVEVKNIASNATRISGPPPNESTIATIAEMGFSRSRAEEALRQVGSNSVELAMEWLFSHPEETQEDDELARALAMSLGNSGSESKEDSADESRQSIVEEMVQLPPVDDLLLACRRLLQMKETLAFPVRGLLVMICSQNDGHNRSHVISFIIEQVKLCGNISDSGSSTMLSSLFHVLALILNEDAAAREVAAKHALVKVASDLLSQWNSGSYDQVASQVPKWVTAAFVAIDRLAQVEQKSNLDVSELLKKEEVGSQTSIVIDDDRQNKLQKTLGSSPKHLDVQEQKRLVEIACGCIKRQLPSETMHAVLQLCSTLTRTHSIAVSFLDAGGLQSLLSLPTSSLFVGFDNIAATIIRHVLEDPQTLQQAMESEIRHSIATAANRQASGRLTARNFLLNLSSVIQRDPVIFMKAAQSVCQIEMVGERPYIVLLKDRDKDKTKEREKEKEKPEEKDKLQNSDGKASLGHMNSQSPGSGQGKLFDTSSKNVKLHRKPPHSFVNVIELLLDSVITFDPPVKEESLTKDNSSSQDMDIDISGSKGKGKAIVSASDENESNEQESAASMARIVFILKLLTEILLMYASSIHVLLRKDSEVSSCRVTSERGSSAGVFHHILHKFLPHLKTSRKEKKTDGDWRHKLASRANQFLVASCVRSTEARKRIFVEISYVFNDFSHSAKGFRAPDVDIQAFIDLLNDVLAARTPTGSYISAEASVTFVDVGLVRSLTRVLHVLDLDHADSAKLVTGLVKVLELVTKEHVNAADSNAGKGEQLGKPSAQIESRETEIAGDTSQSQETMSQANANAVNVDNVESFTVIENYGGSEAVTDDMEHDQDMDEGFAAPEEDYMHETPEDTRGVENGLDSVAVRFEIQPDVQENLDDDEEDEEEDEDEDDEMSGDEGDEVDEDGDDEEQNILEEDEVHHLPHHDTDQDDHEIDEDEFDEEVMEEEEEDDEDDEDGVILRLGGGMNGINVFDHIEVFGRESSFSSETLHVMPVEVFGSRRQGRTTSIYNLLGRSGDSIVPSQHPLLVEPSSSPAASLGQPENARDAYTDRNLDGTSSRLDSIFRSLRNGRHGHRFNLWASDNQQSGGSSTSAIPQGLEDLLVSQLRRATPERNSDHNTSVSSQNKEEASHSPGSAGIMTGPSVADGANSDGGNLPPTSSTAIDTSRVTDTVPAANETTQEADVSSRQPQSVEMQFEQSDAVVRDVEAVSQESSGSGATLGESLRSLDVEIGSADGHDEGGDRQGTGDRTRRTSVSFVNAAPLNVRDPPLHSVTEVSENPSQEAEQGDAAEEQRNADADSGSIDPAFLDALPEELRAEVLSAQQGQAAQPQNPDPENAGDIDPEFLAALPPDIREEVLAQQRAQRLHQAQELEGQPVEMDTVSIIATFPSELREEVLLTSSDAILANLTPALVAEANMLRERFARRYNRTLFGMYPRNRRGESSRRGEVLDRASGILPRRSMGNKPVEAEGSPLVDTEDLKAMIRLLRIVQPLYKGQLQRLLLNLSAHAETRSALVKILVDLLMLDIKKPASCINAAEPLYRLYACQSHVTYSRPQYVDGVPPLVSRRVLETLTYLARNHPLVAKILLESSLPEPGSKVSGTSEQKGKAIMIVEEDELQKQQEGVVSLALLLSLLKQPLYLRSIAHLEQLLNLLDVVIDNAETKSNSSDEPGSSVPGQQSDPHTSTSDAEMNASSGATSAVNDSLKASSSGAKREGDSVHVLLNLPQAELRLLCSLLAREGLSDNAYTLVAEVLKKLVAIAPVHCHLFITELASSVQSLIKSAMHELHIFGEVEKALLSTSSSDGAAILRVLQALSSLVAALNQKDSQILSEKHSKTVSLVREINVALEPLWLELSICISKMESYSDSAPDLLRSSILSTSKPSGMMPPLPAGSQNILPYIESFFVMCEKLHPEEPGSGHDFSLATVSDVEEAAAFASQQKASGPLAKADEKQMAFVKFSDKHRKLLNSFIRQNPGLLEKSFSLMLKVPRIIDFDNKRAHFRSKIKHHHDHHHSPLRISVRRAYILEDSYNQLRMRTAQELKGRLTVHFQGEEGIDAGGLTREWYQLLSRVIFDKGALLFTTVGNESTFQPNPNSVYQTEHLSYFKFVGRVVGKALFDGQLLDVHFTRSFYKHILGVKVTYHDIEAIDPDYFKNLKWLLENDISDIIDLTFSIDADEEKLILYERTEVTDYELIPGGRNIRVTEENKHQYVDLVAEHRLNTAIRPQINAFLEGFNELIPRDLISIFHDKELELLISGLPDIDLDDLRANTEYSGYSAASPVIQWFWEVVQGFSKEDKARLLQFVTGTSKVPLEGFSALQGISGSQKFQIHKAYGSPDHLPSAHTCFNQLDLPEYPSKQHLEERLLLAIHEANEGFGFG from the exons ATGGCGAGCTTAAGATCGAGCTTGCCGTCACGGCTACGGCAACTTCTGTCCGGTGACGGAGCAATCGGTCCCTCTGCTAAACTTGACTCCGAGCCT CCGGCAAAAGTAAAGGCTTTTATTGACAAGGTGATTCAAAGTCCATTACAAGACATAGCTATACCTCTTTCTGGATTTCGATGGGAGTATGGCAAG GGGAACTTTAATCATTGGAGGCCATTGTTTCTTCATTTTGATACATATTTAAAGACATACATATCTTGCAGGAATGACCTTCTGTTATCTGATAATATTTTAGATGTTAGTCCATTTCCGAAGCAAGTGGTTCTACAAATTTTGCGAGTGATGCAAATCATATTAGAAAATTGCCATAATAAGAGTACGTTCAGTGGCTTAGAG CATTTCAGGCTTTTACTTGCTTCGACTGATCCTGAAATCCTTATAGCAACTTTAGAGACTCTTTCTGCATTAGTGAAAATAAATCCATCCAAGTTGCATGCCAGTGGGAAGTTGGTCGGATGTGGGTCTGTAAATAGCTGCCTCCTATCACTCGCACAGGGATGGGGAAGCAAAGAAGAAGGCTTGGGCTTGTACTCCTGCGTTACTGTTAATGAAAGGACCCAAGAAGGGGGCTTATGTTTGTTTCCTTCTGATGTGGAAAATGATACTGGCAAAGCACAGTATCATTTGGGGTCAACCCTTTACTATGAGTTGCATGGTACCAGTAGTCAAAGTACCGAGGGAGTTAGTGAAAGCTCGGTGTCTTCTGGCATGAGTGTTATTCACTTGCCTGAGCTCCATTTGAGGAAAGAGGATGATCTATCGCTTATGAAGTTGTGCATTGATCAGTATGATGTTCCTCCTGAACACAGATTCTCATTACTGACAAGGATCAGATTTGCCCGTGCATTTCGTTCTCCTAGAATATGCAGACTGTACAGCAAGATTTGCCTCCTGTCCTTCATTGTGCTTGTCCAATCCAGTGATTCTCATGATGAACTTGTTTCCTTTTTTGCCAATGAGCCAGAATACACAAATGAGTTAATTAGGATTGTGAGGTCTGAAGAAACCATATCTGGAGCTATCAGAACGCTTGCAATGAATGCTCTGGGAGCCCAATTAGCTGCTCATTCATCATCGCATGAGCGGGCAAGGATTTTGAGTGGTTCAAGCATCAGTTTTGCAGGGGGTAATCGTATGATTCTTCTGAATGTGCTCCAAAGAGCAATTTTATCGTTAAATAACTCCAATGATCCATTGTGTGTTGCCTTTGTTGAAGCACTTGTTCAGTTCTACTTGCTACATGTCATATCTTCTTCAAGTTCTGGGAGCGTAATCAGAGGTTCGGGGATGGTCCCTGCCTTTTTACCTCTTTTAGAGGATTCTGATCCAACACATCTGCATCTTGTGTGTTTAGCTGTGAAAACTCTGCAAAAGCTCTTGGACTATAGCAATGCGGCAGTGACACTCTTTAAAGATTTGGGTGGGGTGGAGCTTTTGGCACATAGATTGGAGATAGAGGTACACAGAGTAATTGATTTGGCTGGAGTAGATGTTAGTCCAATGGCTGTTGGTGAATGCTCCAGGAACACTAATGATCAGATATATTCTCAGAAAAGACTCATCAGGGTTCTATTAAAGGCTCTTAGTTCTGCTACTTATGCCTTAGCAAATTCGACAAGATCCCAGAATGCTTATGATGGTTCTTTACCTGCTACTCTGTCACTGATTTTTGGTAATGTGGAAAAATTTGGAGGTGATATTTATTATTCTGCTGTGACGGTTATGAGTGAAATAATTCATAAAGACCCCACCTGCTTTCCTGCTTTGTATGAATTGGGCCTCCCCAATGCTTTTCTGTCATCAGTGGTGGCTGGTATATTGCCTTCTTCAAAGGCACTTACATGTGTTCCAAATGGTCTCGGTGCGATTTGTCTTAATGCCAAGGGTTTAGAGGCAGTGAGAGAAACTTCGGCACTGCGCTTTCTTGTTGATATATTCACGGACAAAAAGTATGTGATAGCTATGAATGAAGGTATTGTCCCTTTGGCAAATGCTGTGGAAGAGCTTCTGAGGCATGTTTCTTCATTACGAGGTACCGGTGTTGATCTGATAATTGAAATTATCAATAGGATTGCAGTGCTTGGGGATGCTAAACCTGTAGATTCATTAGGGAAATCTAATGAAAGCACTGCAATGGAAATGGATTCTGAAAACAAGGAAAACATGGGTCCTTGCAGCCTTGTTGATGTTACCGGTTCAACTTCTGAAGGGCTTTCGGATGAGCAGTTCATCCAGCTAAGTATCTTTCATGTCATGGTACTTGTTCACAGGACAATGGAAAATTCTGAAACATGTAGGTTGTTTGTAGAGAAGTCAGGAATTGAAGGTCTACTTAAACTTCTTTTAAGGCCAAGTGTTGCACAGTCATCTGAAGGGATGTCCATAGCACTACACAGTACTATGGTCTTCAAGAGTTTCACTCAACATCATTCGACACCTTTAGCACGTGCCTTCTGTTCTTCTCTCAAGGATAATCTGAAAAAGGCTTTAACTGGATTTACTGGTGTCTCCGGATCCTTTCTGCTGGACCCTAGGGTGATTCCAGATAGTGGAATTTTTTCATCACTCTTTATTGTTGAGTTTCTTCTATTTCTGGCTGCCTCAAAAGACAATCGTTGGGTAACTGCATTGCTTACTGAATTTGGAAGTGAAAGCAAGGAAGTTTTGGAGGATATTGGGCGTATCCATCGTGAAGTCTTATGGCAGATTGCTCTTCTTGAAGACTCTAAGATTGATGTAGAGGATGATGCTACTGGTTCTGCGGATGAGTCACGCCAGTCAGAGTTGGATATGATTGATTCTGAAGAGCAAAGATTCAACTCTTTCCGACAATTTCTTGATCCCCTGCTTCGAAGAAGAATGTCTGGATGGAGTGTTGAATCACAGTTTTTTGATCTGATAAACCTCTATCGTGATCTTACTCGCGCATCTGGTCTTCAGCAACGACAGACTGTTGATGGTCTCTCAAACATACAGCCAGGAGTTGGTCATCAGTCTCATCAGTCTGCTTCTGCCAATGTTGCTGAGTCCAGTGGTAAGAAGGATGAAGATAGGCAGAGAACCTATTACCGTTCCTGTTGTGATATGGCGAGATCATTATCAATTCACATCACCCATTTGTTTCAAGAGTTGGGAAAGGTAATGCTTCTTCCATCTCGTAGGCGAGATGACATGCTAAATGTGTCTTCTCCTTCAAAATCAGTTGGTTCTAGCTTTGCTTCAATTGCATCAGACCATGTGAACTTCGGAGGCCACGTAAATCATAGTGGatctgatgcatctgtttcaacCAAGTGTCGCTATTTTGGAAAGGTGGTTGATTTTATTGATGGCATTCTACTTGACAAGCCTGATTCGTGTAATCCTGTTATACTAAATTGCTTGTATGGACGAGGGGTGATCCAATCCATTTTGACCACATTTGACGCTACTAGTCAGTTGCTTTATGATGTGAACAGAGCTCCTGCATCGCCCATGGAGACTGATGAAGGGGCTTTGAGGCAGGATAGAATGGAAGAAGTAGATCATTCCTGGATATATGGTCCCCTAGCCTGCTTCGGTAGACTTATGGACCACCTGGTAACTTCATCCTTTATTTTATCTCCTTTTACGAAGCACTTGCTTACACAGCCTTTGGTGAATGGGGATAAACCATTTCCTCGAGATGCTGAGACATTTGTTAAGGTTCTCCAGTCTATGGTACTGAAAGCTGTTCTTCCAGTTTGGATTCATCCACAGTTTACAGAATGCAATTATGATTTCATTACAACACTAATCAACATCATCAGACACATTTACTCTGGGGTAGAAGTGAAAAACATTGCTAGCAATGCAACTCGGATATCTGGCCCTCCCCCCAATGAATCAACTATTGCAACAATAGCAGAGATGGGTTTTTCCAGATCCCGCGCTGAAGAGGCACTGAGACAGGTCGGTTCAAACAGTGTGGAGTTGGCAATGGAGTGGTTATTCTCGCATCCTGAGGAAACTCAAGAAGATGATGAACTTGCCCGAGCACTAGCAATGTCCCTTGGGAACTCTGGATCAGAGTCAAAGGAAGATTCTGCTGATGAATCTAGACAATCTATTGTAGAGGAAATGGTGCAACTTCCTCCTGTTGATGACTTGTTATTAGCTTGTAGGAGGCTTTTGCAGATGAAAGAGACACTGGCTTTTCCTGTTAGAGGGCTCCTTGTGATGATTTGCTCCCAAAATGACGGTCATAACAGGTCccatgttatttcgtttattattgaacAAGTGAAGCTTTGTGGTAACATTTCTGACAGTGGCAGCAGTACCATGCTGTCTTCCTTATTCCATGTTCTTGCTTTGATTTTAAATGAAGATGCAGCTGCTAGGGAAGTTGCTGCAAAGCATGCTTTGGTTAAAGTTGCATCAGACCTCCTGTCACAGTGGAATTCAGGTTCATATGACCAGGTTGCATCTCAAGTCCCTAAATGGGTGACAGCAGCATTTGTTGCCATTGACCGCCTTGCTCAAGTGGAGCAGAAATCAAATCTTGATGTTTCAGAACTGTTAAAGAAGGAAGAGGTTGGCAGTCAGACATCTATTGTGATAGATGATGATAGACAAAACAAGTTGCAGAAAACATTGGGCTCATCTCCCAAACACTTGGATGTACAGGAGCAAAAGCGACTTGTTGAAATAGCATGTGGTTGTATTAAGAGACAACTTCCTTCTGAGACAATGCATGCTGTGCTGCAGTTATGTTCTACTCTTACAAGAACTCATTCAATTGCTGTCAGTTTTCTTGATGCTGGGGGTCTGCAGTCACTGCTTTCCTTGCCAACAAGTAGCCTATTTGTTGGGTTTGATAATATAGCTGCTACCATAATCAGACATGTTCTTGAAGATCCCCAGACACTTCAGCAAGCAATGGAATCTGAAATTCGGCACAGTATAGCAACTGCAGCTAACCGGCAGGCCAGTGGAAGGCTTACAGCTCGAAATTTTCTACTAAATTTAAGTTCTGTCATTCAACGGGATCCAGTGATTTTTATGAAAGCTGCTCAGTCTGTTTGCCAAATTGAGATGGTTGGAGAGAGGCCGtacattgtcttgctcaaagaTCGTGACAaggataaaactaaggaaagagagaaagagaaggagAAACCAGAAGAGAAAGACAAGCTACAGAACAGTGATGGGAAAGCTAGTCTGGGTCATATGAATTCACAGTCGCCTGGAAGTGGGCAGGGAAAGCTTTTTGACACAAGTTCAAAGAATGTTAAACTCCACAGGAAACCTCCTCATAGCTTTGTAAATGTAATTGAGCTTCTTTTGGATTCAGTTATTACTTTTGATCCTCCAGTTAAAGAAGAATCCTTGACAAAAGATAACTCATCGTCGCAAGACATGGACATTGATATATCTGGATCTAAAGGCAAAGGTAAAGCTATAGTGTCTGCATCTGATGAGAATGAAAGCAATGAGCAAGAGTCTGCAGCATCCATGGCCAGGATTGTATTTATTCTGAAGCTTTTGACCGAGATTCTTCTGATGTATGCTTCGTCTATTCATGTTTTGCTCCGGAAAGATTCTGAAGTTAGCAGCTGCAGGGTAACATCTGAACGGGGTTCTAGTGCTGGAGTGTTTCACCATATTCTTCATAAGTTTTTACCACACTTGAAAACTtctagaaaggaaaagaaaacagatgGTGATTGGAGGCATAAATTAGCAAGCAGAGCAAACCAGTTTTTGGTGGCATCGTGTGTTCGCTCTACTGAAGCAAGGAAAAGAATTTTTGTGGAGATAAGctatgttttcaatgatttttcTCATTCAGCTAAAGGGTTTAGAGCACCTGATGTTGATATCCAAGCCTTCATTGATCTCCTAAATGATGTATTGGCTGCTCGCACTCCTACAGGCTCATACATTTCAGCTGAGGCCTCAGTAACTTTTGTTGATGTTGGTCTAGTTCGATCTCTAACTAGAGTTCTTCATGTGTTAGATCTAGATCATGCCGATTCTGCCAAGTTGGTAACTGGGCTTGTGAAAGTTCTGGAATTGGTGACTAAGGAACATGTCAATGCTGCTGACTCCAATGCAGGGAAAGGTGAGCAGTTGGGGAAACCATCTGCTCAAATAGAGTCTAGAGAAACAGAAATTGCTGGTGATACGTCACAGTCGCAGGAAACAATGTCCCAAGCTAATGCAAATGCAGTGAACGTGGACAATGTTGAGTCTTTTACTGTGATTGAGAATTATGGTGGATCTGAGGCTGTGACAGATGATATGGAACATGACCAGGATATGGATGAAGGTTTTGCTGCTCCTGAAGAAGATTATATGCATGAAACTCCAGAAGACACAAGAGGCGTGGAAAATGGCCTAGACTCTGTAGCAGTAAGATTTGAAATACAGCCGGATGTGCAAGAGAAtcttgatgatgatgaagaagatgaagaagaagatgaggatgaggatgatGAGATGTCAGGTGATGAAGGAGATGAGGTTGATGAAGATGGGGATGATGAAGAACAGAACATTCTTGAAGAAGATGAAGTGCATCACTTACCACATCATGATACAGATCAAGATGACCATGAAATTGATGAAGACGAGTTTGATGAAGAAGTGATGGAAGAAGAGGAGGAAGATGACGAGGATGATGAGGATGGTGTAATATTGAGGTTGGGAGGTGGAATGAATGGCATTAATGTATTTGACCATATCGAAGTTTTTGGGAGAGAGAGTAGCTTTTCGAGTGAAACTCTACATGTAATGCCTGTTGAAGTATTTGGCTCCAGACGTCAAGGTCGTACAACATCCATCTACAATTTGTTGGGTAGAAGTGGTGATAGTATTGTTCCTTCACAACATCCACTTCTGGTGGAACCATCCTCATCGCCAGCAGCTTCTTTGGGACAGCCAG AGAATGCTCGTGATGCTTACACAGATAGAAACTTGGACGGAACATCATCTCGGTTGGATTCCATATTCCGTTCACTTCGCAATGGACGTCATGGCCACCGGTTTAATTTGTGGGCAAGTGATAACCAGCAAAGTGGGGGATCAAGTACATCAGCAATCCCTCAGGGTCTTGAAGACTTGCTTGTTTCTCAGTTGAGGCGTGCAACTCCTGAGAGAAACTCTGATCATAATACTTCAGTGTCATCACAAAATAAAGAAGAGGCTAGTCATTCCCCTGGATCAGCTGGGATAATGACAGGACCCTCTGTTGCTGATGGTGCCAACAGTGACGGTGGAAACCTACCGCCTACCTCTTCCACAGCAATAGATACCTCTCGTGTTACTGATACTGTACCTGCAGCAAATGAAACCACTCAGGAAGCTGATGTTTCTAGCAGACAGCCTCAATCCGTTGAGATGCAGTTTGAGCAAAGTGATGCTGTTGTTCGGGACGTTGAAGCAGTAAGtcaagaaagtagtggtagtggCGCAACTCTTGGGGAGAGTCTTCGGAGTTTGGATGTCGAAATTGGGAGTGctgatggccatgatgagggtgGAGACAGGCAAGGCACTGGAGATCGAACAAGGAGGACTAGTGTATCATTTGTAAATGCTGCCCCACTGAATGTAAGAGATCCTCCCCTTCATAGTGTAACTGAGGTTTCTGAAAATCCCAGTCAAGAAGCAGAGCAAGGTGATGCAGCTGAAGAGCAACGAAATGCTGATGCTGACTCTGGATCAATAGATCCTGCTTTTCTTGATGCACTGCCCGAGGAGTTGCGTGCTGAAGTTCTTTCTGCTCAGCAGGGTCAAGCAGCCCAACCGCAAAATCCTGATCCAGAGAATGCTGGAGATATTGATCCTGAGTTTCTTGCTGCACTTCCCCCCGATATTCGAGAAGAAGTTCTGGCTCAACAACGTGCCCAAAGGCTGCACCAAGCACAAGAGCTGGAAGGTCAACCTGTTGAAATGGACACTGTCTCAATAATTGCAACATTTCCTTCAGAATTAAGAGAAGAG GTGCTTTTGACTTCATCTGATGCTATTCTTGCAAATCTGACTCCTGCCCTTGTGGCGGAAGCAAACATGTTGAGGGAAAGGTTTGCACGTCGGTATAATCGCACTCTTTTTGGGATGTATCCAAGAAATCGTAGGGGTGAATCTTCTAGACGTGGTGAAGTTCTTGACAGAGCTAGTGGAATTCTTCCGCGAAGGTCAATGGGAAATAAGCCAGTTGAGGCTGAGGGCTCACCTTTGGTTGACACAGAGGATCTGAAAGCAATGATCCGGTTGCTTCGGATAGTTCAG CCACTTTATAAAGGGCAGCTGCAAAGGCTTCTCCTGAACCTTAGCGCTCATGCCGAAACCAGATCAGCATTGGTCAAAATTCTTGTGGACTTGTTAATGCTTGATATAAAGAAGCCAGCCAGTTGTATTAATGCTGCTGAGCCCCTCTACAGACTGTATGCCTGTCAGAGTCACGTGACGTATTCTCGCCCTCAGTATGTTGATG GGGTTCCTCCTTTGGTGTCCCGGCGTGTTCTAGAAACCCTTACCTACTTGGCTCGGAATCATCCTTTAGTTGCAAAGATTCTTCTAGAATCTAGCCTTCCTGAGCCAGGCTCGAAAGTTTCTGGGACCTCTGAACAGAAGGGAAAAGCCATAATGATTGTTGAGGAGGATGAATTACAAAAGCAGCAAGAAGGGGTTGTGTCACTTGCCTTGCTTTTGTCACTGTTGAAGCAACCGCTCTATTTGCGAAGTATAGCACATCTTGAACAG CTGCTAAATTTATTGGATGTGGTCATTGACAATGCTGAAACTAAATCAAATTCATCTGATGAGCCTGGTTCTTCTGTTCCTGGACAACAATCTGATCCTCATACTTCCACATCTGATGCTGAGATGAACGCCAGTTCTGGAGCCACATCAGCAGTCAATGATTCCTTGAAGGCTTCTTCCTCTGGTGCCAAGAGAGAAGGGGACTCTGTTCATGTTCTGCTTAATTTACCGCAAGCAGAACTTCGACTTCTGTGTTCATTGCTTGCAAGAGAAGG TCTGTCAGATAATGCATACACTCTTGTGGCagaagttttgaaaaaattggtgGCTATTGCTCCTGTTCATTGTCATCTGTTCATTACTGAGCTAGCTAGTTCTGTGCAAAGTCTGATCAAGTCTGCGATGCATGAGTTGCACATTTTTGGGGAAGTAGAGAAAGCGCTTCTTAGTACTAGTTCCTCTGATGGAGCTGCTATTTTAAGGGTTCTACAAGCTTTAAGCTCTCTTGTTGCTGCACTTAACCAGAAGGATTCTCAGATTCTTTCTGAAAAGCACTCTAAAACTGTTTCTCTTGTCCGGGAAATCAATGTAGCATTAGAGCCATTGTGGTTGGAGCTGAGCATTTGTATCAGCAAGATGGAGAGCTATTCTGATTCAGCACCTGATTTGTTGCGCTCATCTATTCTTTCAACATCTAAACCATCTGGCATGATGCCCCCCCTTCCTGCTGGCAGTCAGAATATATTGCCCTATATAGAATCCTTTTTTGTGATGTGTGAGAAGTTGCATCCTGAAGAGCCAGGTTCAGGGCATGATTTTAGTCTTGCTACTGTTTCTGAtgttgaagaggctgctgctTTTGCTAGTCAGCAGAAAGCTTCTGGACCTTTGGCAAAAGCTGATGAAAAGCAAATGGCGTTTGTGAAATTCTCAGATAAGCACCGAAAACTTCTGAATTCTTTCATCCGGCAAAATCCTGGTTTACTTGAGAAGTCTTTCTCGCTGATGTTGAAGGTTCCTCGCATTATTGATTTTGACAATAAACGTGCGCATTTTAGATCTAAGATCAAACACCACCATGATCATCATCACAGTCCTTTAAGAATTTCTGTTAGAAGAGCTTACATTCTGGAAGATTCATACAATCAGCTTCGCATGAGGACAGCACAAGAATTGAAAGGAAGGTTGACCGTTCACTTCCAAGGGGAGGAAGGAATTGATGCTGGTGGTCTAACAAGGGAATGGTATCAATTGTTGTCAAGGGTAATTTTTGATAAAGGAGCGCTGCTATTTACCACTGTTGGCAATGAATCAACTTTCCAGCCTAATCCAAACTCAGTTTACCAGACGGAACACCTTTCATACTTCAAATTTGTCGGGCGTGTT GTTGGGAAGGCTCTTTTTGATGGACAACTTCTTGATGTTCATTTTACCCGGTCGTTTTACAAGCATATCCTTGGGGTCAAAGTAACATATCATGACATTGAAGCTATTGACCCTGATTACTTTAAGAATCTGAAATGGTTGCTGGAG AATGATATCAGTGATATTATTGATCTCACATTCAGTATTGATGCTGATGAAGAAAAACTGATCCTATATGAACGGACAGAA GTTACTGACTATGAACTGATTCCCGGTGGTCGAAACATCCGAGTTACCGAGGAAAATAAACACCAGTATGTAGATCTCGTTGCAGAGCATCGGTTAAATACTGCCATTCGTCCACAGATAAATGCATTCTTGGAGGGATTCAATGAATTAATACCTCGGGACCTGATATCTATATTCCATGACAAGGAATTGGAATTGCTGATAAGTGGGCTTCCAGATATTGACT TGGATGACTTGAGAGCAAATACGGAGTATTCGGGTTATAGTGCAGCATCTCCTGTCATTCAATGGTTTTGGGAGGTGGTTCAAGGTTTTAGCAAGGAAGACAAGGCTCGGTTATTACAATTTGTAACAGGAACCTCTAAG GTTCCTTTAGAAGGATTCAGTGCACTACAAGGAATTTCGGGTTCccagaaatttcagattcaTAAAGCATATGGCAGTCCTGATCACTTGCCCTCAGCGCACACATG TTTCAATCAATTGGATCTACCTGAATATCCTTCCAAACAGCATTTGGAAGAGAGACTGCTACTTGCAATTCATGAAGCTAATGAAGGATTTGGGTTTGGTTAA